The nucleotide sequence GAGAGGTAGAAGAGTTTATTTATTCTCATCCTTCCATTTTAGATGTTCAAGTCATCGGAGTACCAGATAAAAAGTTTGGTGAAAAAGTAGCAGCGTGTATTCAGCTGAAAGAAGGGCACACTCTTTCTGAAAAAGAATTAAGAGATTTTTGTAAAGGGAAAATCGCTCACTTTAAGATTCCTGAATACTACATCTTTCTCGAACAGTATCCTATGACTGCTTCTGGTAAAGTACAAAAGTTTAAGTTAAGAGAACAAGCAATCGAGGCTTTGTCTGTTACCCATGAATAGCCACCTGTTGTGTGGCTGTTTTTTTTATATCAAAGAAGCTCAGAGTTGCAGTACGAAGATAAAGATAAGTTTAAATCGTTAATACTGTGACAAAACTGGGAAAAATAGAGTTTGTACTTCCCAAGTAAACGCTTTTACAGTACAATAGGTTATGGATTGTAAACCAATACATATTAAGTTTATCAAGACGACAACAAATGTACCTGTACAGATGAAGGAGGAATTTGCATGAAACGTAATCCACTCATTCCTTTTGCCATTATTGGAGTTATTGGAATTGTTCTTATGCTTACAATGGGCGGATATGGTATTAACAAAATTCATACGGCTAGTCAGGATAAAGAAAAGGCTGCTATGGATCCAGAAGCAATCTATAAGCAGAACTGTTCTTCTTGTCATGGACAAAATTTAGAAGGTAACGTTGGTCCTGCACTTGAAAAGATTGGCGGACAGTATAAGGCAGAAGAAATTGCAGATATCGTTAAAAACGGTAAAGGATCTGGAATGCCAGCAGGGCTAGTAAAAGGTGAAGAAGCGAAAATACTAGTTGATTGGTTAGCAGAAAAAAAATAAAATAAGAAGAGCTTCTTGTTTCTATAACAAGAAGTTTTTTTATTTGCAAAAAATCAAACAAGTTACGAATACTAAAGTGAACAAACTAATGAAACGGTGATGAAATATGAATTCTGAAAAATTATCGAAACGGCTTGAAAGAGTAGCATCGTATGTACCACAAAACTCAATTTTAGCGGATATCGGTTCTGATCATGCTTATTTGCCTTGCTTTTTGGGGTTGAAAAAAGTTATAAAAAAAGGAATTGCTGGAGAGATCACAGATGGACCATTCTTATCTGCAAAAGAGCAGGTAACATTAGACGGATTAAACGATATGATCGAAGTGAGAAAAGGTGATGGCCTTTCGGTTCTGGAAACAGGTGAAGCAGAAGTCGTAACCATATGCGGTATGGGAGGTTCTCTTATAACATCTATTCTTGAAAAAGGAAAAGAGAAGCTAGGAAAGACTGAACGTCTCATTCTTCAGCCTAATATTGGTTCTAAAACCGTTAGGAACTGGCTATTAAAACAAGATTGGGTGCTATCAGAAGAAGAAATTCTAAAAGAAGACGGAAAAATTTATGAAATTCTTATTGCTGATCGAGCAGGGAACCAG is from Fictibacillus sp. b24 and encodes:
- the cccA gene encoding cytochrome c550, whose product is MKRNPLIPFAIIGVIGIVLMLTMGGYGINKIHTASQDKEKAAMDPEAIYKQNCSSCHGQNLEGNVGPALEKIGGQYKAEEIADIVKNGKGSGMPAGLVKGEEAKILVDWLAEKK
- a CDS encoding tRNA (adenine(22)-N(1))-methyltransferase, with the protein product MNSEKLSKRLERVASYVPQNSILADIGSDHAYLPCFLGLKKVIKKGIAGEITDGPFLSAKEQVTLDGLNDMIEVRKGDGLSVLETGEAEVVTICGMGGSLITSILEKGKEKLGKTERLILQPNIGSKTVRNWLLKQDWVLSEEEILKEDGKIYEILIADRAGNQPYTSNMDAEILFGPFLLKNQNEAFKEKWTGEVKQWKTILNQMENSQGTASEDKRKEIEKNLRLAEEWIL